A region from the Variovorax sp. RKNM96 genome encodes:
- a CDS encoding extracellular solute-binding protein: MTDPIDSSTGVKRRTLLQGTAGILATGIAPFVHAQEKIVLRYLGTAVNQDKAIAEKFKADTGIEIQYVAVTTDDVTKRAVTAPNSFDLIDTEFFSLKKIVPTGNLKGIDTKRVKNAAKITSLFTKGEVAGKKVGDQGTAPIKVIYLEGEKSKAFAKSPTQFMSLIPTTYNADTLGIRPDLIRRPIGSWAELLNPEFKGKAAILNIPSIGIMDAAMVVEAKGIHKYADKGNMTKAEIDLTIKTLIEAKKAGQFRALWKDFNESVNLMASGEVVIQSMWSPAVTAVRGKGIDCTFQPLKEGYRAWASGFGLPATLSGKKLDGAYEFINWFLDGWAGAYLNRQGYYSAVLDTAKTKMEAYEWAYWMEGKPAAQDIKSPQGDVIAKAGAVRDGGSYEQRMGGIACWNAVMDENEYMVRKWNEFVAA; this comes from the coding sequence ATGACCGACCCCATCGACTCGTCCACCGGCGTCAAGCGCCGCACCCTGCTGCAAGGCACCGCCGGCATCCTGGCCACGGGCATCGCGCCCTTCGTGCACGCACAGGAAAAGATCGTGCTGCGCTACCTGGGCACCGCGGTGAACCAGGACAAGGCCATCGCCGAGAAGTTCAAGGCCGACACCGGCATCGAGATCCAGTACGTGGCCGTGACCACCGACGACGTGACCAAGCGCGCCGTGACCGCGCCCAACAGCTTCGACCTGATCGACACCGAGTTCTTCTCGCTCAAGAAGATCGTGCCTACCGGCAACCTCAAGGGCATCGACACCAAGCGCGTGAAGAACGCCGCCAAGATCACCTCGCTCTTCACCAAGGGCGAGGTGGCCGGCAAGAAGGTCGGCGACCAGGGCACGGCGCCCATCAAGGTGATCTATCTCGAGGGCGAGAAGAGCAAGGCGTTCGCCAAGTCGCCGACGCAGTTCATGTCGCTGATTCCGACCACCTACAACGCCGACACGCTGGGCATTCGCCCCGACCTGATCAGGCGCCCGATCGGCTCGTGGGCTGAGCTGCTGAACCCCGAGTTCAAGGGCAAGGCCGCGATCCTGAACATTCCGTCGATCGGCATCATGGACGCCGCGATGGTGGTGGAGGCCAAGGGCATCCACAAGTACGCCGACAAGGGCAACATGACCAAGGCCGAGATCGACCTGACGATCAAGACCCTGATCGAGGCCAAGAAGGCCGGCCAGTTCCGCGCGCTGTGGAAGGACTTCAACGAGTCGGTCAACCTCATGGCGTCGGGCGAAGTGGTGATCCAGTCGATGTGGTCGCCTGCCGTCACGGCCGTGCGCGGCAAGGGCATCGACTGCACCTTCCAGCCCCTCAAGGAAGGCTACCGCGCCTGGGCCTCGGGCTTCGGCCTGCCGGCCACGCTCTCGGGCAAGAAGCTCGACGGTGCCTACGAGTTCATCAACTGGTTCCTGGACGGATGGGCCGGCGCGTACCTCAACCGCCAGGGCTACTACAGCGCCGTGCTCGACACCGCCAAGACCAAGATGGAAGCCTACGAGTGGGCCTACTGGATGGAAGGCAAGCCCGCCGCGCAGGACATCAAGAGCCCGCAGGGCGACGTGATCGCCAAGGCCGGTGCGGTGCGCGACGGCGGCAGCTACGAGCAGCGCATGGGCGGCATCGCGTGCTGGAACGCGGTGATGGACGAGAACGAGTACATGGTCCGCAAGTGGAACGAATTCGTCGCCGCCTGA
- a CDS encoding ABC transporter ATP-binding protein — MNAVAPLPPAAVEIVALSKRYAPGTPAAVDAIDLRIASGSYCCLLGPSGCGKSTTLRMIAGHESVTSGDILLDNRNITNLPAAARGTAMMFQSFALFPHLSATDNVAFSLKMKGVGKAERQKRARDLLARVAMGHLAERKPGELSGGQQQRVALARALITEPRVLLLDEPLSALDPFLRIQMRAELRRWQKELGLTFVHVTHSQEEAMALADTMVVMNHGVIEQVGSPHEIYNHPVNEFVARFMGGHNVIDTPAGPIAVRNDHMRIAPGPDTNGLAAAVTDVEYQGTYVLLGLALEAAAPERRNVSVLLGEAAFLASPYAQGETVRLSWAEADARALAVAP, encoded by the coding sequence GCCGTCGACGCGATCGACCTGCGCATCGCCAGCGGCAGTTATTGCTGCCTGCTGGGCCCCTCGGGCTGCGGCAAGAGCACCACGCTGCGCATGATCGCGGGCCACGAGTCGGTCACCAGCGGCGACATCCTGCTGGACAACCGCAACATCACCAACCTGCCGGCGGCCGCGCGCGGCACGGCGATGATGTTCCAGAGCTTCGCGCTGTTCCCGCACCTGTCGGCCACCGACAACGTGGCCTTCAGCCTCAAGATGAAAGGCGTCGGCAAGGCCGAGCGCCAGAAGCGTGCGCGCGACCTGCTGGCGCGCGTCGCCATGGGCCACCTGGCCGAGCGCAAGCCCGGCGAACTCTCCGGCGGCCAGCAGCAGCGCGTGGCGCTGGCGCGCGCGCTCATCACCGAGCCGCGCGTGCTGTTGCTGGACGAACCGCTCTCGGCGCTCGACCCGTTCCTGCGCATCCAGATGCGCGCGGAGCTGCGGCGCTGGCAGAAGGAGCTGGGCCTGACCTTCGTGCACGTCACGCACTCGCAGGAAGAAGCCATGGCGCTGGCCGACACGATGGTGGTGATGAACCACGGCGTGATCGAGCAGGTCGGCTCGCCGCACGAGATCTACAACCACCCCGTCAACGAATTCGTGGCGCGCTTCATGGGCGGCCACAACGTGATCGACACGCCCGCCGGGCCGATCGCGGTGCGCAACGACCACATGCGAATCGCGCCGGGCCCTGACACCAACGGCCTTGCCGCGGCGGTCACCGACGTCGAGTACCAGGGCACCTACGTGCTGCTCGGCCTGGCACTGGAAGCCGCCGCGCCGGAGCGCCGGAACGTGTCGGTGCTGCTGGGCGAAGCCGCGTTTCTCGCGAGCCCTTATGCGCAGGGCGAGACGGTTCGCCTGTCGTGGGCCGAGGCCGATGCGCGCGCACTCGCCGTGGCCCCCTGA